TTTGAGGGCTGTCCCATGACCATCGCAGGCAAGTTGTTGCGGGTTATCGCTCCTCAGGTACGCGTTAGCGGCCCCGCCGGTAGCCAAGACTAGGACCTTGCTGTTGATTGCCAGGACTCTTCCTCCATGGATGTGCGTGGTTAAGTATGTACCGTCACCACACCTTAATGCATCGAGCAGGTGGGTTCTCTCAAGGACTTTAACCCCTGTTCTCGCAATATACCCTCCAAGACGCGCTACTAGATCCATGCCCGGGAAGAGGGAATCGCCGCCCACAACCCTCAACATACCCCTCGACTCCCTGAACTCAATACCCACTTCCTTAAGTGCTAGAACACTTTCCGGGGATTCGTTAACGAGCAGGTCAACTAAGAACCTTCTGTTAACGTATCTGCCGCTCTCCAACGTGTCTCTCGCGTGTTCCTCAGCCTTGTAGCCGCCGACCGCACATCTGAAGGCGCCTTGAGAGTAGTACGTTGAGGTACCGTAGCCTAGGGCTGACTTACACGTTATGGTCACTGAGGGCCGGTTACCTTGTTTGCCAATGAAGTACGCTAGGGAAAGCCCGCTGAGGCCGCTACCCACTATGAGCACATCCGTCTTAATAATGCTTTGCAGGCTCAACGCGATTCACTCCCAACACAAACTAACACCCCAGTAGAGGTATTTATGCATTATGTGAAGGTAGTTCAGGTTTTCACGCGGCCCGCGGTTGAATTACTCCACCTAGTTAACTGGTGCGGGGGGTGGGATTCGAACCCACGCAGGCCTGCGCCATCAGGGCCTCAGCCTGACCCCTTTGACCTGGCTCGGGCACCCCCGCACCAATAATACTGTATCACCCGGATTTTTAAGTGATGCTAGTTTCGTTTCTAAAACCCTGCTGGCTTAAGCGTTTCAAACCTTCGGTTTCCTGCCACCTTCCCTAACCCGTATCTCCTCGTAGAGCCTCGACAGCCATTCAGGGAGCTTAAGCTCTCCATCCTCCACACACCTTCCCGGAGTGTATGGCTTAATATCCAGTACTGGGGTCCCGTCGAAGAGGTCGAGATTCTCGACATATAGTAATCTTGACTCACGTTTGATCAGCCTAACCACTGTGAGCGCTATCGGCGATGGTCTGTGGGGGGAGTCGGTGCAGAACACGCCCACCTCAGGGAGTTCATCCAGCCTGAATCCGTGTTTAAGCAGACGTCTGGGTCTCACTCTGAGGACTTTCTTCTGCTCCTCGGAGACTTTATGAAGGTATGCAATTACAATCAGGTGTGAGAATCCCTCTATCCCGTCAAGCCCCCCTTTGAACTCGTCGTAGACCTCTATGACTCCCGGCACTCCATCATCGGAGTTCCTGACCTCCTCATCAGCGTATTGAATCCTAACGACCCCAACGGGCCTGAGTATGATCTCCATTACCGACACCCGAGAGAGTATGTGTGAGAATTCATTAAATGTTTCAGACTCGTCGAACCATACCAGCGTTCCTATCGTTTCTTGAGCTCCCTGTACTTTATGCCTACGGTCTCTGCACCTATTTTAAGTGCTACCTTCTGGACCGCCCTGTCGTCGCTTATTACCACCACCCTACCACACCTCTCCAGTAATTTGCTCGCTAACGCCAGGAGCTCTAGGTCCGTCTTTGATAGCCTGCCTGCCTTGATGAGCTCCTCAGCAACTCGGGCTACTCTACCCCTGTGTTCCTCGGAAGGCTCGTCGAGGCTTATCTTCCCGGCTGAGAGGGCCAGCTGTAGGTTTTTAAGGCTCTCAGCGTCCCTGACCTCCCCTATAACCTCCTTGACCGTGTACGCGCTGGTGCTCAAGTAGAGTTGATATGCCGCGAAGAATGCTGCAGCATCTAGTACGTAGGCCTCACTACAAGCATCTCTCGAAGATCTTGACGTAGTAATCACCCACATAGAACCTGGCGAACCTCGCTGGCTTGGGATACTTCCTGATGATGACTGAGTCCCTCGGCTTGAGCGGCACGCTGTAGGCGCCGTCCACTATCAGAACTGCCTCCGGCGAGTCTCTGGACACTGTGACCGCCACCTCCGACTGCGACGGCAGGACCACGGGCCTCGTGCACAGGGTTATCGATGCGAGAGGCGTTAAGACTAACGCGTCCATCAGCGGGTCCAGTATCGGGCCTCCTGCTGCGAGGCTGTATGCAGTCGAGCCCACGGGCGTCGCCACTATAAGCCCGTCCCCAACGAGCCTCCTGTAGAGTTCCTCACCGTCCTTCTGAACGTAAAGTCTTATAACTTTAGCTCTTCCACTGCCCGAGCTCACGATAGCTAACTCATTGAGCGCCGGAGGTATGTCAGTAACCCCCCTCACACTGCCCTCCAACCTCATGTACTCCACCAGCCTGTAGTCCCCTGAGGCTATTCTAGCGATCATCTCGGAATACTCGAAGGGGGGGACGTCGCATAGGAACCCACGCCTGCCGTACCTTATCGTTGCTACCGGCACCTCCGCGTCCTTCAGCAGATGAAGGGTGTTAAGCACGGTCCCGTCACCGCCTATGACCACCAACATATCCAACTGATCTCTACCCAGCTGGAAGAACTTATCCCAAGTAAGTAGATCCCTGGCTCTTGAGTCGAGGTACACCGCTAGGCCCTTACTCTCGGCGTGCTTGAGCACAAGCTTAGCTAGCTGGAGCGCTTCAACGCTGTTAAGCTTCGGAACTATCCCCAACTTCACTGCCGCCACCAAAATAATATTTACGTCAGGAAATTTATTTTGGTGTCTAGACAGGGATGCCGCTGTGTCTCAGGGTCCCCGCCGTTGAGGCTGAGCACGCCATCAGAGCGTTGAAATCGAGTGGACTCTACGCCAGAGGCTATAAAGCCAAGAGGTTGGATGACGGCACGGTAGCGTTGCCGGTCAACGACGCTGCGGACTTCAAAACGGTTAGGGGGGTCCTCAGGAACTTCAGCGTTGCCGAGTGCCTTGAAACTTTTGAGGGCGGTGATAGGGGGTTGACTTTTAAGGACATGCTTAAGGGGCTGATCCCCGACGACGATCTTAGCAGGATACCATCCTCGTATGACGTCGTAGGGGATGTGGCTATAGTCAACATGCCTGAGGATCTAAGTCGGTACGGCAGGCTG
This window of the Zestosphaera sp. genome carries:
- the tsaA gene encoding tRNA (N6-threonylcarbamoyladenosine(37)-N6)-methyltransferase TrmO, whose product is MEIILRPVGVVRIQYADEEVRNSDDGVPGVIEVYDEFKGGLDGIEGFSHLIVIAYLHKVSEEQKKVLRVRPRRLLKHGFRLDELPEVGVFCTDSPHRPSPIALTVVRLIKRESRLLYVENLDLFDGTPVLDIKPYTPGRCVEDGELKLPEWLSRLYEEIRVREGGRKPKV
- a CDS encoding NAD(+)/NADH kinase, producing the protein MKLGIVPKLNSVEALQLAKLVLKHAESKGLAVYLDSRARDLLTWDKFFQLGRDQLDMLVVIGGDGTVLNTLHLLKDAEVPVATIRYGRRGFLCDVPPFEYSEMIARIASGDYRLVEYMRLEGSVRGVTDIPPALNELAIVSSGSGRAKVIRLYVQKDGEELYRRLVGDGLIVATPVGSTAYSLAAGGPILDPLMDALVLTPLASITLCTRPVVLPSQSEVAVTVSRDSPEAVLIVDGAYSVPLKPRDSVIIRKYPKPARFARFYVGDYYVKIFERCL